The following coding sequences lie in one Apium graveolens cultivar Ventura chromosome 3, ASM990537v1, whole genome shotgun sequence genomic window:
- the LOC141711875 gene encoding uncharacterized protein LOC141711875 isoform X1 — protein sequence MSIKLYNQSFVYSSSLNPWSSQKPTRTNCFKERVPGSVREVHHGYLRKRFRIKVSLSADDIFSHKCKLVTFKRHSLISRKPARVRHMLYFASADDGVTVNGSSQPSTSSNVENLTMRLNQSSGSEDYNAGLVQTLHDAARVFELAIKEKSSKSKTSWFSTAWLGVDRNSWVKALSYQASVYSLLQSGCEISSRGDGRDRDINVFVQRSLLRQSAPLESEIREKMLAKQPDAYDWFWSEQVPAVVTSFVNYFEKDQSFTAATTVWGKGISLDAGNAIDKSLLILALSCIAAITKLGPAKVSCAQFFSIIPDTTGRLMDMLVEFIPIGKAYHTVEDIGLRREFLVHFGQRAASSRVKNDGRTEEVTFWVSLLQNQLLRAIDRERIWSKLTTSETIEVLDRDLAVFGFFIALGRSTQSFLYASGFEVVDEPIEGFIRHLIGGSVLYYPQLSSISSYQLYVEVVCEELDWIPFYPVSNEASRGSHGHKSKREGPPNAEAIPLVLEVCLHWIQSFIKYSTWLENPSNVKAAAFLSRGHKMLRGCMKELGIQKEEMIESAVKKSVTRIRSGRELDSFDKALESVEDAMIRLEELLQELHVSGDSSRKEHLKAACSDLERMRKLKKEAEFLEASFRAKAASLQEVDDLYYEDTFSMAVSESKSNEIQRFELLRNELMELEERVQKSADQSQNEEEEPTLTGETAGYTEGAGLIKAEKENIIEKSLDKLKETSTDVLQGTQLLAIDVAAASGLLRRVIIGDELTEKEKQALRRTLTDLASVVPIGFLMLLPVTAVGHAAMLAAIQRYVPGLIPSTYGAERLDLLRQLEKVKEMETTEVKPAENENE from the exons TAATCAGAGCTTCGTTTATTCCAG CTCTTTAAACCCGTGGAGTTCACAAAAACCAACAAGAACTAATTGTTTCAAGGAAAGAGTACCTGGCTCGGTTCGCGAAGTTCACCATGGCTATTTAAGGAAGAGGTTTCGTATAAAGGTTTCTTTATCAGCGGATGATATATTCAGTCATAAGTGTAAATTGGTGACCTTTAAAAGACACTCTCTAATTTCCCGTAAACCGGCAAGGGTGAGACATATGCTGTACTTCGCTTCAGCTGATGATGGGGTTACTGTTAATGGGAGTTCTCAGCCAAGCACTAGCAGTAATGTTGaaaatttgacaatgaggcttAATCAGTCATCGGGAAGTGAAGATTATAATGCCGGACTTGTCCAAACGCTGCATGATGCTGCAAGGGTATTTGAGTTGGCAATAAAAGAAAAGAGCTCTAAATCAAAAACATCTTGGTTTTCAACTGCCTGGCTTGGGGTAGATAGAAATTCATGGGTGAAGGCACTTTCTTATCAG GCCTCCGTGTATTCCTTACTGCAATCAGGATGTGAGATATCGTCCCGAGGAGATGGAAGAGACAGGGATATTAATGTGTTTGTCCAGAGAAG TTTATTAAGACAATCTGCTCCTTTGGAGAGCGAAATTAGAGAGAAAATGTTAGCGAAGCAACCCGATGCCTATGACTGGTTTTGGTCTGAACAAGTTCCTGCAGTAGTTACCAGTTTTGTGAATTATTTTGAAAAGGATCAAAGCTTTACTGCCGCTACTACAGT GTGGGGCAAAGGGATTTCTCTGGATGCAGGGAATGCAATTGACAAATCTCTTCTTATACTTGCATTAAGTTGCATTGCTGCGATTACAAAGCTTGGACCAGCTAAAGTTTCTTGTGCACAGTTCTTCTCTATTATTCCCGATACAACCGGAAGATTAATGGACATGCTTGTGGAATTTATTCCCATAGGCAAAGCTTATCACACTGTAGAAGACATTGGTTTACGGAGAGAATTTTTGGTCCATTTTGGTCAGCGGGCTGCTTCATCTAGAGTGAAAAATGACGGGAGAACTGAAGAGGTCACATTTTGGGTGAGTCTTCTCCAGAATCAGCTACTGAGAGCTATCGATAGGGAGAGAATATGGTCAAAACTTACAACATCTGAAACTATTGAG GTATTAGATAGAGATTTAGCTGTATTTGGATTCTTCATTGCCTTGGGAAGAAGCACACAGTCCTTTCTCTACGCCAGTGGCTTTGAGGTGGTAGATGAGCCAATTGAAGGATTCATTAG ACACCTAATAGGAGGCAGTGTGTTATATTATCCCCAGCTCTCATCAATTAGTTCTTATCAACTGTACGTGGAG GTTGTATGTGAAGAACTAGATTGGATTCCATTCTATCCGGTCAGTAATGAAGCCTCTAGAGGTTCCCATGGCCACAAAAGCAAACGAGAAGGGCCTCCAAATGCTGAAGCTATTCCCCTGGTGTTAGAAGTTTGTTTGCATTGGATACAGAGCTTCATTAAATACAGTACTTGGCTGGAGAACCCCTCTAATGTTAAAGCGGCGGCATTTCTTTCTAGAGG GCACAAAATGTTGAGGGGTTGTATGAAAGAACTAGGGATACAAAA GGAGGAAATGATAGAAAGTGCTGTAAAGAAATCAGTTACACGCATTAGATCTGGGAGAGAGTTAGATTCTTTTGACAAG GCATTAGAGAGTGTTGAAGATGCTATGATACGGTTGGAAGAATTGCTCCAGGAGTTGCATGTTTCAGGCGACAGTTCGAGAAAAGAGCATTTGAAAGCTGCTTGTTCTGACCTGGAAAGGATGAGAAAACTCAAAAAAGAGGCTGAGTTTCTCGAGGCATCATTTAGAGCAAAGGCAGCTTCCCTTCAAGAG GTGGATGATCTGTATTATGAAGATACTTTCAGCATGGCTGTCTCAGAGTCAAAGTCAAACGAGATTCAGCGTTTTGAGCTTTTGAGAAATGAGCTTATGGAACTTGAGGAAAGAGTTCAAAAAAGTGCTGATCAATCTCAAAATGAAGAG GAAGAACCTACATTGACAGGTGAAACTGCTGGTTACACTGAAGGTGCTGGATTGATTAAGGCtgaaaaagaaaatattattGAGAAGTCACTGgataaattaaaagaaacaaGTACA GATGTGCTGCAAGGTACTCAGCTTCTAGCTATTGATGTTGCTGCTGCTTCAGGATTGCTTAGAAGAGTCATCATAGGAGATGAATTGACAGAGAAAGAAAAGCAAGCACTGCGAAGAACTTTGACGGACCTAGCATCAGTAGTTCCAATAGGTTTTCTGATGCTACTTCCT GTTACTGCAGTTGGGCATGCCGCAATGTTAGCTGCAATACAGAGATATGTACCAGGATTG ATTCCGTCCACATATGGAGCAGAGAGGTTGGATCTCCTGAGGCAGCTTGAGAAAGTGAAGGAAATGGAAACCACTGAGGTGAAACCCGCTGAGAATGAAAATGAATAG
- the LOC141711875 gene encoding uncharacterized protein LOC141711875 isoform X2, producing the protein MSIKLYNQSFVYSSSLNPWSSQKPTRTNCFKERVPGSVREVHHGYLRKRFRIKVSLSADDIFSHKCKLVTFKRHSLISRKPARVRHMLYFASADDGVTVNGSSQPSTSSNVENLTMRLNQSSGSEDYNAGLVQTLHDAARVFELAIKEKSSKSKTSWFSTAWLGVDRNSWVKALSYQASVYSLLQSGCEISSRGDGRDRDINVFVQRSLLRQSAPLESEIREKMLAKQPDAYDWFWSEQVPAVVTSFVNYFEKDQSFTAATTVWGKGISLDAGNAIDKSLLILALSCIAAITKLGPAKVSCAQFFSIIPDTTGRLMDMLVEFIPIGKAYHTVEDIGLRREFLVHFGQRAASSRVKNDGRTEEVTFWVSLLQNQLLRAIDRERIWSKLTTSETIEVLDRDLAVFGFFIALGRSTQSFLYASGFEVVDEPIEGFIRHLIGGSVLYYPQLSSISSYQLYVEVVCEELDWIPFYPVSNEASRGSHGHKSKREGPPNAEAIPLVLEVCLHWIQSFIKYSTWLENPSNVKAAAFLSRGHKMLRGCMKELGIQKEEMIESAVKKSVTRIRSGRELDSFDKALESVEDAMIRLEELLQELHVSGDSSRKEHLKAACSDLERMRKLKKEAEFLEASFRAKAASLQEIQNKDTRQRMIHGRIWLRLI; encoded by the exons TAATCAGAGCTTCGTTTATTCCAG CTCTTTAAACCCGTGGAGTTCACAAAAACCAACAAGAACTAATTGTTTCAAGGAAAGAGTACCTGGCTCGGTTCGCGAAGTTCACCATGGCTATTTAAGGAAGAGGTTTCGTATAAAGGTTTCTTTATCAGCGGATGATATATTCAGTCATAAGTGTAAATTGGTGACCTTTAAAAGACACTCTCTAATTTCCCGTAAACCGGCAAGGGTGAGACATATGCTGTACTTCGCTTCAGCTGATGATGGGGTTACTGTTAATGGGAGTTCTCAGCCAAGCACTAGCAGTAATGTTGaaaatttgacaatgaggcttAATCAGTCATCGGGAAGTGAAGATTATAATGCCGGACTTGTCCAAACGCTGCATGATGCTGCAAGGGTATTTGAGTTGGCAATAAAAGAAAAGAGCTCTAAATCAAAAACATCTTGGTTTTCAACTGCCTGGCTTGGGGTAGATAGAAATTCATGGGTGAAGGCACTTTCTTATCAG GCCTCCGTGTATTCCTTACTGCAATCAGGATGTGAGATATCGTCCCGAGGAGATGGAAGAGACAGGGATATTAATGTGTTTGTCCAGAGAAG TTTATTAAGACAATCTGCTCCTTTGGAGAGCGAAATTAGAGAGAAAATGTTAGCGAAGCAACCCGATGCCTATGACTGGTTTTGGTCTGAACAAGTTCCTGCAGTAGTTACCAGTTTTGTGAATTATTTTGAAAAGGATCAAAGCTTTACTGCCGCTACTACAGT GTGGGGCAAAGGGATTTCTCTGGATGCAGGGAATGCAATTGACAAATCTCTTCTTATACTTGCATTAAGTTGCATTGCTGCGATTACAAAGCTTGGACCAGCTAAAGTTTCTTGTGCACAGTTCTTCTCTATTATTCCCGATACAACCGGAAGATTAATGGACATGCTTGTGGAATTTATTCCCATAGGCAAAGCTTATCACACTGTAGAAGACATTGGTTTACGGAGAGAATTTTTGGTCCATTTTGGTCAGCGGGCTGCTTCATCTAGAGTGAAAAATGACGGGAGAACTGAAGAGGTCACATTTTGGGTGAGTCTTCTCCAGAATCAGCTACTGAGAGCTATCGATAGGGAGAGAATATGGTCAAAACTTACAACATCTGAAACTATTGAG GTATTAGATAGAGATTTAGCTGTATTTGGATTCTTCATTGCCTTGGGAAGAAGCACACAGTCCTTTCTCTACGCCAGTGGCTTTGAGGTGGTAGATGAGCCAATTGAAGGATTCATTAG ACACCTAATAGGAGGCAGTGTGTTATATTATCCCCAGCTCTCATCAATTAGTTCTTATCAACTGTACGTGGAG GTTGTATGTGAAGAACTAGATTGGATTCCATTCTATCCGGTCAGTAATGAAGCCTCTAGAGGTTCCCATGGCCACAAAAGCAAACGAGAAGGGCCTCCAAATGCTGAAGCTATTCCCCTGGTGTTAGAAGTTTGTTTGCATTGGATACAGAGCTTCATTAAATACAGTACTTGGCTGGAGAACCCCTCTAATGTTAAAGCGGCGGCATTTCTTTCTAGAGG GCACAAAATGTTGAGGGGTTGTATGAAAGAACTAGGGATACAAAA GGAGGAAATGATAGAAAGTGCTGTAAAGAAATCAGTTACACGCATTAGATCTGGGAGAGAGTTAGATTCTTTTGACAAG GCATTAGAGAGTGTTGAAGATGCTATGATACGGTTGGAAGAATTGCTCCAGGAGTTGCATGTTTCAGGCGACAGTTCGAGAAAAGAGCATTTGAAAGCTGCTTGTTCTGACCTGGAAAGGATGAGAAAACTCAAAAAAGAGGCTGAGTTTCTCGAGGCATCATTTAGAGCAAAGGCAGCTTCCCTTCAAGAG ATACAAAATAAAGATACAAGACAACGAATGATTCATGGCAGAATTTGGTTGCGACTGATATAG
- the LOC141713944 gene encoding protein trichome birefringence-like 9 yields the protein MDLLHQPQKQAHNLLSFQSLILNKKQLIITCPLLFLFLFLFSIVLYNIVAVTPPLQQRKQPQYSLLGERDFWSQILPKKQNQTDAKINGTANDKLKVCDYTNGEWIWDESYDPRQLYTEECPFLDPGFRCQQNGRQDLDYLKWRWQPRECDLPRFNATKFLEKSRNKRIVFAGDSIGRNQWESLICMIAQGVSDKSTVYEENGNPITKHKGHLSVRFQDYNFTVEYYREPYLVTIARLPKNAPKDVRGIIRVDKLHWYSSEWVSADVLVFNSGHWWNTDKTIKMGFYFQEEEVINLTMNVKEAFQRSLVTWKSWVIQNLDQRKSLVFFRNWMVNIRSCLFLGCREGTWKDGGHCDTNISPETNHTRLDQEPQNNFFISKIIREIRSARRKAYFLNITFMSEFRKDGHPSNHREPGTPVEAPQDCSHWCLPGVPDTWNELLYAHLLSKDFRNLII from the exons ATGGATCTTCTTCATCAACCGCAAAAGCAAGCACACAATTTGCTTTCTTTCCAATCATTAATCTTGAACAAAAAACAGTTGATAATTACCTGTCCTCTACTCTTTCTTTTCCTGTTTTTATTTTCCATTGTATTATACAACATTGTTGCAGTCACCCCGCCATTGCAGCAACGAAAACAACCTCAGTATTCTCTTCTTGGTGAAAGAGATTTCTGGTCTCAGATCTTACCTAAAAAACAAAACCAAACTGATGCTAAAATCAATGGTACTGCTAATGATAAGTTGAAAGTTTGTGATTACACCAACGGTGAATGGATTTGGGATGAAAGTTATGATCCTCGCCAACTGTATACAGAGGAGTGTCCTTTTCTTGACCCTGGTTTCAGATGCCAGCAGAATGGTCGACAGGACCTTGACTATCTCAAGTGGAGGTGGCAGCCGCGAGAATGCGATCTTCCAAG ATTCAATGCAACAAAATTTCTAGAAAAAAGCCGAAACAAACGTATCGTTTTTGCTGGAGACTCAATTGGGAGAAACCAATGGGAATCTCTGATATGCATGATAGCCCAAGGAGTTTCAGACAAGTCCACAGTATACGAAGAAAACGGAAACCCCATAACAAAACACAAGGGTCATCTTTCGGTTCGTTTTCAAGATTACAACTTCACCGTAGAGTACTACCGGGAGCCTTACCTGGTAACTATTGCCAGATTGCCTAAAAATGCACCTAAGGATGTCCGAGGGATCATTAGGGTTGACAAGCTGCACTGGTATAGCTCAGAATGGGTTAGTGCTGATGTGCTTGTCTTCAATTCTGGACACTGGTGGAATACAGACAAAACTATTAAGAT GGGATTTTATTTTCAGGAAGAAGAGGTTATTAACTTGACAATGAATGTTAAAGAAGCATTTCAGAGGTCTCTAGTAACATGGAAGTCATGGGTGATTCAGAATTTAGACCAAAGAAAGAGTCTAGTCTTTTTCCGAA ATTGGATGGTTAATATTAGGAGTTGCTTGTTTTTGGGATGCAGGGAAGGAACATGGAAAGATGGTGGTCACTGTGATACTAATATCTCGCCAGAAACAAACCACACAAGACTGGATCAGGAGCCACAGAATAACTTTTTTATTTCCAAGATAATCAGAGAGATAAGAAGTGCCAGAAGAAAAGCATACTTTTTGAACATCACATTTATGTCAGAGTTTAGGAAAGACGGTCACCCTTCAAACCATCGTGAGCCAGGGACTCCTGTTGAAGCACCACAAGACTGCAGCCATTGGTGCTTACCTGGAGTGCCAGACACTTGGAATGAACTTCTCTACGCTCACCTTTTGTCAAAAGACTTCAGAAACTTAATTATATGA